Proteins found in one Zea mays cultivar B73 chromosome 1, Zm-B73-REFERENCE-NAM-5.0, whole genome shotgun sequence genomic segment:
- the LOC100276051 gene encoding uncharacterized protein LOC100276051, with translation MGVQSSEGQMMFSSIALLQQRFRELERIREKREERLLHVLAPRPVATTSPREMPVKWFFHPELLYPCRPLRDTAAASLFPACECKSFQLHGDNDPITVELWPSKTYNYKHVSGEVDVDTSLHL, from the coding sequence ATGGGGGTACAGAGCAGCGAGGGCCAGATGATGTTCTCCTCCATCGCCCTGCTGCAGCAGAGGTTCAGGGAGCTGGAGAGGATCAGGGAGAAGCGGGAGGAGAGGCTACTCCACGTGCTCGCCCCGCGCCCTGTGGCCACCACCTCCCCGAGGGAGATGCCCGTGAAGTGGTTCTTCCATCCGGAGCTGCTCTACCCGTGCAGGCCACTGCGGGACACCGCTGCCGCCTCCTTATTCCCGGCCTGTGAATGCAAAAGCTTCCAGCTCCACGGCGATAACGACCCCATCACGGTGGAGCTGTGGCCCAGTAAGACTTACAACTACAAACATGTCTCTGGTGAAGTCGACGTCGACACCTCGCTGCACCTCtag